A single region of the Plantactinospora soyae genome encodes:
- a CDS encoding xanthine dehydrogenase family protein molybdopterin-binding subunit, which produces MSAPTAAVGRGQPRLEGRQKVTGTARYAVEHPVDGLVYGWAVQADVAKARIVRVDDAAALAEPGVLAVLSYANAPRLAPVESEELLLLQRPRVHYRGEIVALVVAETLEAAREGALLVRIDYDTEPHSSVLTERHPSLYKPDKVNPNFPTDTFVGDFDAGYEAAEVRLDQTYRTPAYHNNPMEPHASTAQWQQGRLLVHDSSQGSTDVRDTLAGLFELSAGSVRVTAEHVGGGFGSKGTPRCTPVLAAMAARHVDRPVRLALTRQQLFGPIGYRTPIIQRVRLGADADGRLAAICHDAISQSSTTTEFAEQTAVLTRGLYAAPHRRTTHRLARLDVPTPSWMRAPGECPGSFALESAMDELAVACGIDPIELRIRNDTDRHPEEDLPFSSRNLVACLRDGARRFGWADRDPTPAVRRQGRWLVGTGMAGATYPARTPGASARARAHPDGTYQVDIDATDIGTGARTALWQVATEALGVPGDRVRIGIGDSDLPRAYVAGGSTGTAGWSLAVDKACRSLRRQLQEQYAAAVPAEGLTVSTDTAAEVAALTQVARYAFGAHFAQVRVDVDSGEVRVGRMLGVFATGRVVNPSTARSQLIGGMTMGLSMALHEEGLLDHRFGDWVNRDLATYHVSACADVERIEAYWVAEEDDRVNPLGIKGLGEIGIVGSAAAVANAVYHATGVRFRTLPIQLDKLLQHLPAG; this is translated from the coding sequence GTGAGCGCGCCGACGGCCGCCGTCGGCCGGGGCCAGCCCCGGCTGGAGGGCCGGCAGAAGGTGACCGGCACCGCCCGGTACGCGGTGGAGCATCCGGTGGACGGCCTGGTGTACGGCTGGGCGGTGCAGGCCGACGTGGCCAAGGCCCGGATCGTCCGGGTCGACGACGCCGCCGCGCTGGCCGAGCCGGGGGTGCTGGCCGTGCTGAGCTACGCCAACGCGCCCCGGCTGGCGCCGGTCGAGAGCGAGGAACTCCTGCTGCTCCAGCGCCCCCGGGTGCACTACCGGGGGGAGATCGTCGCGCTGGTGGTGGCCGAGACGCTGGAGGCCGCCCGGGAGGGGGCTCTGCTGGTTCGGATCGACTACGACACCGAACCGCACAGCAGCGTGCTGACCGAGCGGCATCCGAGCCTCTACAAGCCGGACAAGGTGAATCCAAACTTCCCCACCGACACCTTCGTCGGCGACTTCGACGCCGGCTACGAGGCGGCCGAGGTCCGGCTCGACCAGACGTACCGGACGCCGGCGTACCACAACAATCCGATGGAGCCGCACGCCTCGACCGCACAGTGGCAGCAGGGCCGACTGCTGGTGCACGACTCCAGCCAGGGCAGCACGGACGTCCGGGACACCCTCGCCGGGCTCTTCGAGCTCTCCGCCGGATCGGTCCGGGTCACCGCCGAACACGTCGGCGGCGGATTCGGCAGCAAGGGCACCCCGCGCTGCACCCCGGTGCTGGCCGCGATGGCCGCCCGGCACGTCGACCGGCCGGTACGGCTGGCGCTGACCCGGCAACAGCTCTTCGGGCCGATCGGTTACCGCACCCCGATCATCCAGCGGGTCCGGCTCGGCGCCGACGCCGACGGCCGGTTGGCGGCGATCTGCCACGACGCGATCAGCCAGAGTTCGACCACCACCGAGTTCGCCGAGCAGACCGCCGTGCTCACCCGGGGCCTCTACGCCGCACCGCACCGCCGTACGACGCACCGGCTGGCCCGGCTCGACGTACCGACGCCGTCCTGGATGCGCGCTCCCGGCGAGTGTCCGGGATCGTTCGCGCTGGAGTCGGCGATGGACGAACTGGCGGTGGCCTGCGGGATCGACCCGATCGAGCTGCGGATCCGCAACGACACCGACCGGCATCCGGAGGAGGACCTGCCGTTCAGCAGCCGGAACCTGGTCGCCTGCCTCCGGGACGGCGCCCGCCGGTTCGGCTGGGCGGACCGGGATCCCACGCCGGCCGTCCGGCGACAGGGCCGGTGGCTGGTCGGCACCGGGATGGCCGGTGCGACCTATCCGGCCCGGACCCCGGGCGCGTCCGCGCGGGCGCGGGCCCACCCGGACGGCACGTACCAGGTCGACATCGACGCCACCGACATCGGCACCGGCGCCCGTACCGCGCTCTGGCAGGTCGCCACCGAGGCACTCGGGGTGCCCGGCGACCGGGTCCGGATCGGCATCGGGGACAGCGACCTCCCCCGGGCGTACGTCGCCGGCGGCTCGACCGGTACCGCCGGCTGGAGCCTGGCGGTGGACAAGGCCTGCCGGAGCCTGCGCCGACAGCTCCAGGAGCAGTACGCCGCAGCGGTGCCGGCCGAGGGTCTGACGGTCTCCACCGACACCGCCGCCGAGGTGGCCGCCCTGACACAGGTCGCCCGGTACGCCTTCGGCGCGCACTTCGCGCAGGTCCGGGTCGACGTCGACTCCGGGGAGGTCCGGGTCGGCCGGATGCTCGGGGTGTTCGCCACCGGTCGGGTGGTGAATCCGAGCACCGCCCGGTCCCAGTTGATCGGCGGGATGACGATGGGCCTGTCGATGGCGCTGCACGAGGAGGGGCTGCTCGATCACCGGTTCGGCGACTGGGTGAACCGTGACCTCGCGACGTACCACGTCAGCGCCTGTGCGGACGTGGAGCGGATCGAGGCGTACTGGGTGGCGGAGGAGGACGACCGGGTCAACCCGCTCGGCATCAAGGGGCTGGGCGAGATCGGCATCGTCGGCTCGGCGGCGGCGGTCGCCAACGCGGTGTACCACGCTACCGGGGTCCGCTTCCGTACCCTGCCGATCCAGCTCGACAAGCTGCTCCAGCACCTGCCGGCCGGCTAG
- a CDS encoding outer membrane protein assembly factor BamB family protein: MDGAVAVIDLGTDRYHLPAESGPAHPRTARRLRMAALALAGALAFSTGGAGSPAPPRLEEIYQSRLGAGQYFQLTEDRLFLAGATPDNAGLRVVAYDLERGRQLWSTEYPTGARLAAVTLTGGVLLVVDGDWRTGPARTTALDARTGRSRWSLPKLVDVLPGERTALITQRVFPPGSRLEPFDLESHSEVVYLSADGRHSAPPIGMTARTIDLDTGLDLWSLPLRAGAMPVPAAGSRPAVVLAPERGGGIEVRDLRTGAVRQRLDWTGAVPQQVDLVGGFLVFRYGAEVTGYSADLLQRRWTRPVAAADLGTAACGPMLCMQTGDAVEVVDPATGVTAWRTNERAWLQAHGSYLVESDDSPQVRRAVDPGTGRTVVDLTGWTEDRKSVDDSPLLLLRRNGNTIRTWLGIVDPDGTAVRRLDPVPYVLPSCQVATGVIACQTQLAEVRVWRYR, translated from the coding sequence ATGGACGGCGCGGTTGCGGTGATCGACCTCGGCACCGACCGCTACCACCTCCCGGCCGAGTCCGGTCCGGCCCATCCGCGCACCGCACGCCGGCTGCGGATGGCGGCGCTGGCGCTGGCCGGGGCACTGGCGTTCAGCACCGGTGGGGCCGGGTCGCCGGCACCGCCACGACTGGAGGAGATCTACCAGTCCCGGCTGGGCGCGGGCCAGTACTTCCAGTTGACCGAGGACCGGCTCTTCCTGGCCGGGGCGACGCCCGACAACGCGGGGCTGCGGGTCGTGGCGTACGACCTGGAGCGGGGGCGGCAGCTCTGGAGCACCGAGTACCCGACCGGGGCGCGGCTCGCGGCGGTGACGCTGACCGGCGGGGTCCTGCTGGTCGTGGACGGCGACTGGCGGACCGGCCCGGCCCGGACCACCGCACTGGACGCCCGGACCGGCCGGTCGCGCTGGTCCCTTCCGAAGCTGGTGGACGTGCTGCCCGGCGAGCGGACCGCGTTGATCACCCAGCGGGTGTTTCCGCCGGGGTCCCGGCTCGAACCGTTCGACCTGGAGTCCCACTCGGAGGTGGTGTACCTGTCGGCCGACGGCCGCCACTCCGCGCCGCCGATCGGGATGACGGCCCGGACGATCGACCTGGACACCGGCCTGGACCTGTGGAGCCTTCCGCTGCGGGCCGGTGCGATGCCGGTACCGGCCGCCGGTTCCCGGCCCGCCGTCGTCCTGGCGCCGGAACGGGGTGGTGGGATCGAGGTGCGTGATCTGCGCACCGGGGCGGTCCGGCAGCGGCTCGACTGGACCGGCGCCGTTCCGCAGCAGGTGGACCTCGTCGGCGGCTTCCTGGTGTTCCGGTACGGCGCCGAGGTGACCGGCTACTCGGCCGACCTCCTCCAGCGACGCTGGACCCGTCCGGTCGCCGCCGCCGACCTGGGCACCGCGGCGTGCGGCCCGATGCTGTGCATGCAGACCGGCGACGCGGTCGAGGTGGTGGATCCGGCCACCGGGGTCACCGCGTGGCGGACGAACGAGCGGGCGTGGCTGCAGGCGCACGGGTCGTACCTGGTCGAGAGCGACGACAGTCCACAGGTCCGCCGGGCCGTCGATCCGGGTACCGGCCGTACCGTCGTCGACCTGACCGGCTGGACCGAGGATCGGAAGTCCGTCGACGACTCGCCGCTGCTCCTGCTCCGCCGCAACGGCAACACGATCCGGACCTGGCTCGGCATCGTCGACCCGGACGGGACGGCGGTACGCCGGCTGGATCCGGTGCCGTACGTGCTGCCGTCCTGTCAGGTCGCCACCGGGGTGATCGCCTGTCAGACCCAGTTGGCCGAGGTACGGGTCTGGCGTTATCGCTGA
- a CDS encoding TetR/AcrR family transcriptional regulator has product MAATGERPLRADAQRNRDRLLDAAVRAFSQEGPEATLDAIAKDAGVGIGTLYRHFPTREALVEAAYRNELDRLCDAAAELLQSMPPDEAIRAWMDRFIDYMTTKRGMADALRALIASGGDPYAHTLDRMTTAISSLLSAGAAAGTIRSDVEPGDVLASIGGISLAIGELGRRDQAGRLLDLLMDGLRYRAPIAPADGT; this is encoded by the coding sequence GTGGCCGCCACCGGCGAGCGCCCGCTGCGGGCCGACGCGCAGCGCAACCGCGACCGGCTGCTCGACGCCGCCGTCCGGGCCTTCTCGCAGGAAGGGCCGGAGGCGACCCTCGACGCGATCGCGAAGGACGCGGGCGTCGGCATCGGCACGCTCTACCGGCACTTTCCCACCCGGGAGGCACTGGTCGAGGCGGCCTACCGCAACGAACTCGACCGGCTCTGCGACGCGGCGGCGGAACTGCTCCAGAGCATGCCGCCGGACGAGGCGATCCGGGCCTGGATGGACCGCTTCATCGACTACATGACCACCAAGCGCGGAATGGCGGATGCGCTGCGTGCGCTCATCGCCTCCGGCGGCGACCCGTACGCGCACACTCTCGACCGGATGACCACCGCGATCAGCTCACTGCTGTCGGCCGGCGCCGCCGCCGGAACCATCCGGTCGGACGTCGAGCCGGGTGACGTACTCGCCAGCATCGGCGGGATCTCCCTCGCCATCGGCGAACTGGGCCGGCGGGACCAGGCCGGTCGACTACTCGACCTGCTGATGGACGGCCTGCGCTACCGCGCCCCGATCGCTCCGGCGGACGGGACCTAG
- a CDS encoding 2Fe-2S iron-sulfur cluster-binding protein: MTETPHRSPVSLSVNGRPYELDLDNRTTLLDALREHLALTGAKKGCDHGQCGSCTVLLDGRRVKSCLILAVAAAGGSLVSIEGLAGDGDDLHPLQSCFVQHDAFQCGYCTPGQLCSAAGMLDEVRQGWPSLATEDLVAGPDGLTDAEIRERMSGNLCRCAAYPHIVSAIREAATAASGR, encoded by the coding sequence ATGACCGAAACACCGCACCGGTCGCCGGTCAGCCTCTCGGTCAACGGCAGGCCGTACGAACTCGACCTCGACAACCGGACCACGCTGCTCGACGCGCTGCGCGAGCACCTGGCCCTGACCGGCGCCAAGAAGGGCTGTGACCACGGCCAGTGCGGATCCTGCACGGTCCTGCTGGACGGCCGCCGGGTGAAGAGTTGCCTGATCCTCGCCGTCGCGGCGGCCGGCGGCAGCCTGGTCAGCATCGAGGGCCTGGCCGGCGACGGCGACGACCTGCACCCCCTGCAGAGCTGCTTCGTCCAGCACGACGCCTTCCAGTGCGGCTACTGCACCCCGGGCCAGCTCTGCTCCGCCGCCGGCATGCTGGACGAGGTACGCCAGGGCTGGCCGAGCCTGGCCACCGAGGACCTGGTCGCCGGCCCGGACGGGCTCACCGACGCCGAGATCCGGGAACGGATGAGCGGCAACCTCTGCCGCTGCGCGGCGTACCCGCACATTGTCTCCGCGATCCGCGAGGCCGCCACCGCCGCGAGCGGGCGATGA
- a CDS encoding SDR family NAD(P)-dependent oxidoreductase, with amino-acid sequence MTASTRISTPFSADSTAAEVAAGVDLTGRRVIVTGGASGIGIETARTLADSGAQVTLAVRDVAAGERTAKDIVDTTGNQRILVAPLDLADPASVASFVASWDGPLHILVNNAGVMASPETRTPEGWELQFATNHLGHFALTTGLHRALASAGGARIVSVSSSGHLRSPVVFDDIHFRQRAYEPWSAYGQSKTANVLLAVEATRRWADDGITANALMPGGIRTRLQRYVTEEDLTRLRAEAGAASVPWKTPEQGAATSVLVATSPLLDGIGGRYFEDCAEAEPHRSGVRSGVAAYALDPEAAARLWEVSVQTLAG; translated from the coding sequence ATGACTGCCAGCACCCGCATCAGCACACCGTTCTCCGCCGACTCCACCGCCGCAGAGGTCGCGGCGGGCGTCGACCTCACCGGCCGCCGGGTCATCGTCACCGGCGGCGCCTCCGGGATCGGCATCGAGACGGCCCGCACGCTCGCCGACAGCGGCGCCCAGGTGACCCTCGCGGTCCGCGACGTGGCGGCCGGGGAACGAACCGCCAAGGACATCGTCGACACCACCGGCAACCAGCGGATCCTCGTCGCACCCCTGGACCTCGCCGACCCGGCGTCCGTCGCGTCGTTCGTCGCGTCCTGGGACGGCCCGCTGCACATCCTGGTCAACAACGCCGGCGTGATGGCGTCGCCGGAAACGCGTACGCCGGAGGGCTGGGAACTCCAGTTCGCCACGAACCACCTCGGCCACTTCGCGCTCACCACCGGACTGCACCGGGCACTCGCCTCGGCCGGCGGGGCCCGGATCGTCTCGGTCAGCTCCAGCGGGCACCTGCGCTCGCCGGTCGTCTTCGACGACATCCACTTCCGGCAGCGCGCCTACGAGCCGTGGTCCGCGTACGGGCAGTCCAAGACGGCCAACGTACTGCTCGCGGTCGAGGCGACGAGGCGCTGGGCCGACGACGGCATCACCGCGAACGCGCTGATGCCGGGCGGCATCCGGACCAGACTCCAGCGGTACGTCACCGAGGAGGATCTGACCCGACTGCGCGCCGAGGCCGGAGCCGCCTCGGTCCCCTGGAAGACGCCGGAGCAGGGCGCCGCCACCTCCGTACTGGTCGCGACCTCGCCCCTGCTCGACGGCATCGGCGGCCGGTACTTCGAGGACTGCGCCGAGGCCGAACCGCACCGGTCCGGCGTCCGCAGCGGCGTCGCGGCGTACGCCCTCGACCCGGAGGCCGCCGCCCGACTGTGGGAGGTCTCCGTCCAGACCCTGGCCGGCTGA
- a CDS encoding sensor histidine kinase: MLGVAIGVGLSFVASGLVGWRTRPRNRMGPLLLTVGVLWWLAKSPLPITPPDGLDVVRAGAWAAVLGHLVVAYPTGRLGASAPRLVVGLAYLSVAVVGISTALQGGADRAGVTAIVGVLLSGSAIVVLQLARWRRSSVTRRRYLNPVFGIAVVAVTLFLALKPARIAGWDASALTLVLNLALAAIPLGYLADLLRRRVDRSGVADLVVRLHGAPRSESIEVALARTLHDPTLRVGYWAPESGRYVDLDGRTVSLVPDGEPDRLSTRIDRAGEPIAILVHDRALAEEPELIEATCAAAALALENARLTADLRARLRQLADSRLALLRAGEAERRRLERDLHDGVQQRLLSIPMTLGLAESVLPADPDRAGPLIAEARNATLAILGELRALTQGLHPPVLTERGLAGAVRELAALSPVPLRVRADVPTGLPPEVETTAYYVVAEALANITKHAAAAGAKLRIDVSEGQLVVDVRDDGRGGADPAGGSGLRGLAARAAACGGSLRVESPSGGGTRVRAVLPCG, from the coding sequence GTGCTCGGTGTCGCGATCGGCGTGGGCCTGAGCTTCGTCGCGTCGGGCCTGGTCGGCTGGCGGACCCGACCCCGTAACCGGATGGGCCCGCTGCTTCTCACCGTCGGCGTGCTGTGGTGGCTCGCCAAGTCACCGCTGCCGATCACGCCGCCCGACGGCCTCGACGTCGTACGCGCCGGAGCCTGGGCGGCCGTACTGGGGCATCTGGTGGTGGCCTATCCGACCGGGCGGCTCGGGGCGTCGGCGCCGAGACTGGTGGTGGGACTGGCCTACCTGAGTGTCGCCGTGGTCGGGATCTCGACCGCGTTGCAAGGCGGGGCGGACCGGGCCGGCGTGACCGCGATCGTCGGGGTGCTGCTCAGCGGTTCGGCGATCGTCGTCCTGCAACTGGCCCGCTGGCGTCGTAGCAGTGTGACCCGGCGCCGCTACCTCAACCCGGTGTTCGGGATCGCTGTGGTGGCGGTGACGCTGTTTCTCGCGTTGAAGCCGGCCCGGATCGCCGGTTGGGACGCCTCGGCCCTCACCCTGGTGCTGAATCTGGCGCTCGCCGCGATCCCGTTGGGGTACCTCGCCGACCTGCTGCGCCGCCGGGTCGACCGGAGCGGGGTGGCGGATCTGGTCGTCCGGCTGCACGGCGCACCCCGGTCGGAATCCATCGAGGTGGCGCTGGCCCGGACGCTGCACGACCCGACTCTCCGGGTTGGCTACTGGGCACCCGAGTCGGGCCGGTACGTCGACCTCGACGGCCGTACGGTGTCGCTGGTCCCGGACGGGGAGCCGGACCGGTTGTCGACCCGGATCGATCGGGCCGGCGAGCCGATCGCGATACTCGTACACGACCGGGCGTTGGCGGAGGAGCCAGAGTTGATCGAAGCCACCTGTGCGGCGGCGGCGCTGGCCCTGGAGAACGCCCGCCTGACGGCCGACCTGCGGGCCCGACTCAGGCAGCTCGCCGACTCCCGGCTCGCGCTGCTGCGGGCGGGTGAGGCGGAACGTCGACGCCTGGAACGCGACCTGCACGACGGCGTACAGCAGCGGTTGTTGTCGATCCCGATGACGCTCGGCCTGGCGGAGTCGGTGCTGCCGGCCGACCCGGACCGGGCCGGTCCGCTGATCGCCGAGGCCAGGAACGCCACGCTGGCGATTCTCGGCGAACTCCGTGCCCTGACCCAGGGCCTGCATCCACCGGTGCTCACCGAGCGGGGCCTGGCCGGCGCGGTCCGCGAGCTGGCGGCGCTGTCACCGGTACCCCTGCGGGTCCGGGCCGACGTTCCGACCGGGCTGCCGCCCGAGGTGGAGACGACGGCCTACTACGTGGTCGCCGAGGCCCTGGCGAACATCACCAAGCACGCGGCGGCGGCCGGGGCCAAGCTGCGGATCGACGTGTCCGAGGGGCAGCTCGTCGTCGACGTCCGGGACGACGGTCGGGGCGGCGCGGATCCGGCCGGCGGCTCCGGACTGCGTGGGCTGGCCGCGCGGGCGGCGGCCTGCGGAGGATCGCTGCGGGTGGAGAGTCCGTCCGGCGGGGGGACCCGGGTCCGGGCGGTGCTGCCGTGCGGCTAG
- a CDS encoding response regulator transcription factor: MRLVLAEDNTLLREGLVRLLTEAGFLVVASVEDAVALLAEVARHRPDVAVVDIRLPPTRTDEGLRAAREIRRRHPGTGVLVLSQYVRVSYTVELLDGGARGVGYLLKDRVSDLTEFAAAVRQVGGGGSAFDPIVVDQLVGRRDRDDDPLRGLSDRERAVLALMAEGRTNQAIAGRLDIAERTVEKHCTNIFAKLALPARPDDHRRVLAVLRYLNN, encoded by the coding sequence GTGCGGCTAGTTCTCGCCGAGGACAACACCCTGCTGCGGGAGGGCCTGGTCCGGCTGCTCACCGAGGCCGGGTTCCTGGTGGTGGCGAGCGTCGAGGACGCCGTCGCCCTGCTCGCCGAGGTGGCCCGACACCGCCCCGACGTCGCCGTGGTCGACATCCGACTGCCGCCGACCCGGACCGACGAGGGACTACGGGCGGCGCGGGAGATCCGCCGACGCCATCCGGGGACCGGGGTGCTGGTGTTGTCGCAGTACGTCCGGGTCAGTTACACCGTCGAGCTGCTCGACGGAGGTGCCCGGGGAGTCGGCTACCTGCTCAAGGACCGGGTCTCGGACCTGACGGAGTTCGCCGCGGCGGTCCGGCAGGTCGGCGGCGGTGGCTCGGCCTTCGATCCGATCGTCGTCGACCAGCTGGTCGGACGTCGGGACCGCGACGACGATCCGCTGCGCGGGCTCAGCGACCGGGAGCGGGCCGTCCTCGCCCTGATGGCGGAGGGGCGGACGAACCAGGCCATCGCGGGTCGGCTCGACATCGCGGAGCGGACCGTGGAGAAGCACTGTACGAACATCTTCGCCAAACTGGCGCTGCCGGCCCGGCCCGACGACCACCGCCGGGTGCTGGCCGTACTGCGTTACCTCAACAACTGA
- a CDS encoding outer membrane protein assembly factor BamB family protein has translation MDHAVAVIDLGTDRYDPSAEPDPPAPSRARQLRAAALVLVGTLVLGTGGAAAPPPPRLEPLLTVSLRVGTSFHLTEDRLFVSDPTPHTTRRVTAYEVRRGRQLWTSTYRTGHRQFGLTLAGGLLLIEEGDRRNGPVGTTALDADTGAWRWTVPYPLEVLPGERTALAVEDLFPPGSRIDAENAPPGTTVMHMSSSGGVYARPRTGVTGRAVDLGSGRQLWTTPPLTEAIALPAAGDRPTVLLGWPPDGGMEVRDLRTGAVRQRLDWTGGVPRDGGLVGDVAVVWHSTGVSAYSADLLQPRWNRPSPQGTERFVATCRPMLCQQDSTGVLVLDPATGAVAWRRTERLLLWPSDVHLVETDDRPRLHRVVEPRTGRTVVDLSDWTDMAQLDDGSPLLLLRRNGAAVRTWLDILDLGATAVRPLEPVPYALSSCQVVPGMIACRTQLGETRVWRYR, from the coding sequence ATGGACCACGCGGTGGCCGTGATCGACCTCGGCACCGACCGGTACGACCCCTCGGCCGAACCCGACCCGCCCGCCCCGTCCAGGGCACGCCAACTACGGGCGGCGGCGCTGGTGCTGGTCGGAACGCTGGTGCTCGGCACCGGTGGTGCCGCCGCGCCGCCACCGCCGCGACTGGAGCCGCTGCTGACCGTCTCGCTCCGGGTCGGGACGTCCTTCCACCTGACCGAGGACCGGCTGTTCGTGAGCGATCCCACGCCGCATACGACCCGTCGGGTCACCGCGTACGAGGTGCGGCGGGGGCGGCAGCTCTGGACCAGTACGTACCGGACCGGGCACCGGCAGTTCGGGCTGACCCTGGCGGGTGGACTCCTGCTGATCGAGGAGGGCGACCGGCGCAACGGTCCGGTCGGCACCACCGCGCTGGACGCCGACACCGGAGCGTGGCGGTGGACGGTGCCGTACCCGTTGGAGGTCCTGCCCGGCGAGCGGACGGCGCTGGCCGTCGAGGACCTGTTCCCGCCCGGATCGCGGATCGACGCGGAGAACGCGCCGCCCGGCACGACGGTCATGCACATGTCGTCGTCCGGCGGGGTCTACGCCAGGCCACGGACCGGGGTGACCGGGCGGGCGGTCGACCTGGGAAGCGGTCGGCAGCTCTGGACCACCCCGCCGCTGACCGAGGCGATCGCGCTTCCGGCCGCCGGTGATCGGCCGACGGTCCTGCTCGGCTGGCCGCCGGACGGCGGGATGGAGGTGCGGGACCTGCGCACCGGAGCGGTCCGGCAGCGGCTCGACTGGACCGGCGGCGTACCGCGCGACGGGGGGCTGGTCGGCGACGTGGCGGTGGTCTGGCACAGCACCGGCGTGAGCGCGTACTCGGCGGATCTTCTCCAGCCGCGCTGGAACCGCCCGTCGCCGCAGGGAACGGAGCGGTTCGTCGCCACCTGCCGCCCGATGCTGTGCCAGCAGGACAGCACCGGCGTCCTGGTGCTGGATCCGGCCACCGGAGCCGTCGCCTGGCGGAGGACCGAGCGGTTGCTCCTGTGGCCGAGCGACGTCCACCTGGTCGAGACCGACGACCGCCCCCGCCTGCACCGGGTGGTGGAGCCGCGCACCGGCCGTACCGTGGTGGACCTGTCGGACTGGACCGACATGGCCCAGCTCGACGACGGTTCCCCGCTGCTGCTGCTCCGGCGCAACGGCGCCGCCGTGAGGACCTGGCTCGACATTCTCGACCTGGGCGCGACGGCTGTCCGCCCGCTGGAGCCGGTGCCGTACGCGCTCTCGTCCTGCCAGGTGGTCCCCGGGATGATCGCCTGCCGGACCCAGTTGGGCGAGACGCGGGTCTGGCGGTACCGCTGA
- a CDS encoding FAD binding domain-containing protein, which translates to MRTFRYERGTDPGQAMALVAGEPDAAYLGGGTNLVDLMKLGVARPRLLVDVTRLPLDSVEPLPDGGLRIGATVRNSELAAHPAVRRDYPVLARALLAGASGQLRNMATVGGNLLQRTRCYYFQDVSRACNKREPGAGCSALDGQNRDLAILGWSPQCVATHPSDMAVALTALDAVVEVLEPAGAREIPLTEFHRLPGERPDQETTMAPGGLVTAVRIPALPYARRSTYRKARDRASFAFAAGSVAAAIDLDGPLVREVRLGYGAVAHRPWRARLAEEALRGRPATEENFRLAVDEELALARPLAHNAFKIPLIRNLTVRTLVELTEGSAAGTSTGRDPGRRRDGDGDDGTPERGR; encoded by the coding sequence ATGAGGACCTTCCGGTACGAGCGCGGCACCGATCCCGGCCAGGCGATGGCCCTGGTGGCCGGCGAGCCGGACGCCGCGTACCTCGGCGGCGGCACGAACCTGGTCGACCTGATGAAGCTGGGCGTGGCCCGGCCACGGCTGCTGGTCGACGTCACCCGGCTGCCGCTCGACTCGGTCGAACCGCTGCCCGACGGTGGCCTGCGGATCGGCGCCACCGTCCGCAACAGCGAACTGGCCGCGCATCCGGCGGTCCGCCGGGACTATCCGGTGCTGGCCCGGGCACTGCTCGCCGGGGCCAGCGGACAGTTGCGGAACATGGCGACCGTCGGCGGCAACCTGTTGCAGCGCACCCGCTGCTACTACTTCCAGGACGTCAGCCGGGCCTGCAACAAACGCGAGCCCGGGGCCGGCTGCTCGGCACTGGACGGCCAGAACCGGGACCTCGCCATCCTCGGCTGGTCGCCGCAGTGTGTCGCCACCCACCCCTCGGACATGGCGGTCGCGCTGACCGCCCTCGACGCGGTGGTGGAGGTGCTGGAGCCGGCCGGCGCCCGGGAGATCCCGTTGACCGAGTTCCACCGGCTGCCCGGCGAGCGGCCGGACCAGGAGACCACGATGGCACCGGGCGGACTGGTCACCGCGGTCCGGATCCCGGCGCTGCCCTACGCGCGCCGGTCGACGTACCGGAAGGCGCGGGACCGGGCCTCGTTCGCCTTCGCCGCCGGCTCGGTCGCGGCGGCGATCGACCTGGACGGACCGCTGGTCCGCGAGGTCCGGCTCGGGTACGGCGCGGTCGCGCACCGCCCCTGGCGGGCCCGGCTGGCCGAGGAGGCGCTGCGCGGCCGGCCCGCCACCGAGGAGAACTTCCGGCTGGCCGTCGACGAGGAGCTGGCCCTGGCCCGCCCGCTGGCACACAACGCCTTCAAGATCCCACTGATCCGGAACCTGACCGTCCGTACTCTCGTCGAGCTGACCGAGGGTTCCGCCGCAGGGACGTCCACCGGACGGGATCCCGGCCGGCGACGCGACGGCGACGGCGACGACGGAACTCCGGAGCGGGGCCGGTGA